The DNA region CCCACCGCCTTCCGGACGTCCATGATCGAGATCCGACCGATCGTTTCCGACGAGGCAAGGCCCTTTCTCGAGCTCCTGTGCGAGGTCTTCGAGCTCGATGCCTCCCGCGCGGAGGGAATCTTCTTCGGCGAGCCCTTCTTCGACTTGGACCGCAAATGGGCGCTGTTCGAGGCGGGTGTTCCGATCTCGATCCTCACGACGGTGCCGCTTCAATTCGGATGGGGCCGAGCGTTCGGCATCGCCGGCGTCGCCACGCGGCCCGATCGCAGGGGAAAGGGCTATGCCGGCCAACTGCTCGACGCCGTGTTCGCGCGGTCCGAGCGCGAGGGAGAGGGTGCGGCCCTCCTGTTCGCCCGCCTACCCGAACTGTACGAGCGAGCCGGATTTCGCACCGTGGACGAGGTCGTTCGATTGCCTGTGCCGCTTGGAACCGAAGCGGTGGATCCCGACGTGCTCACCTTCGAGGAAGTGGAGGCGCGCTACTCCGCGTGGGCCGAGCGCGACCCCGCACGCCTTCGTCGCGACGCGCGTCGCTGGCGGTATTGGCGCTGGACGCTTCGGATGTGCACGGCCCTTGCCGACGGGTATCTGTGCCTGGAGGGCAACACGCTGCGCGAGGCCGTCTTCGAGAACCCTCCCGACGTCTGGCCGTTTTCTGGCGGGGTCGAGTGGTTCGGGTTGCGTTCGATGGCCGAGGGCTTGGGCATCGAGGGGGAGGGCAAGCACGAATTGTTTCTGATGGCCCGCAACGTGCCCGTGCGCCCACAGATGTTCCTTACCGATCAGTTCT from Fimbriimonadaceae bacterium includes:
- a CDS encoding GNAT family N-acetyltransferase, with the translated sequence MIEIRPIVSDEARPFLELLCEVFELDASRAEGIFFGEPFFDLDRKWALFEAGVPISILTTVPLQFGWGRAFGIAGVATRPDRRGKGYAGQLLDAVFARSEREGEGAALLFARLPELYERAGFRTVDEVVRLPVPLGTEAVDPDVLTFEEVEARYSAWAERDPARLRRDARRWRYWRWTLRMCTALADGYLCLEGNTLREAVFENPPDVWPFSGGVEWFGLRSMAEGLGIEGEGKHELFLMARNVPVRPQMFLTDQF